A single genomic interval of Homo sapiens chromosome 7, GRCh38.p14 Primary Assembly harbors:
- the GCC1 gene encoding GRIP and coiled-coil domain-containing protein 1, producing the protein MEKFGMNFGGGPSKKDLLETIETQKKQLLQYQARLKDVVRAYKSLLKEKEALEASIKVLSVSHEADVGLAGVQLPGLTFPDSVDDRCSTHSEDSTGTATSLDTAASLTSTKGEFGVEDDRPARGPPPPKSEEASWSESGVSSSSGDGPFAGGEVDKRLHQLKTQLATLTSSLATVTQEKSRMEASYLADKKKMKQDLEDASNKAEEERARLEGELKGLQEQIAETKARLITQQHDRAQEQSDHALMLRELQKLLQEERTQRQDLELRLEETREALAGRAYAAEQMEGFELQTKQLTREVEELKSELQAIRDEKNQPDPRLQELQEEAARLKSHFQAQLQQEMRKTALAEDQLRQQSQVEEQRVAALENQISEVSELLGTYEKAKQKDQLAIQKLKERILQLDLENKTLALAASSRSPLDSHGEESSLDVNVLKDKMEKLKRLLQVAARKSQVTLDVEKLCDLEIMPSSEAADGEKATALYYQQELKQLKEEFERYKMRAQVVLKSKNTKDGNLGKELEAAQEQLAELKEKYISLRLSCEELEHQHQQEADDWKQELARLQQLHRQELERCQLDFRDRTLKLEEELHKQRDRALAVLTEKDLELEQLRSVALASGLPGRRSPVGGGGPGDPADTSSSDSLTQALQLAAANEPTFFLYAEQLARKEVEITSLRKQKHRLEVEVHQLQDRLLEEGERHREEVAALQSHIEKNIRDQSREGANLEYLKNIIYRFLTLPDSLGRQQTLTAILTILHFSPEEKQVIMRLPTSASWWPSGKR; encoded by the exons ATGGAGAAGTTTGGGATGAATTTCGGGGGCGGCCCGAGCAAGAAGGACTTGCTGGAGACTATAGAGACCCAGAAGAAGCAGCTTCTCCAGTACCAGGCACGGCTCAAGGATGTGGTCCGTGCCTATAAAAGCCTGCTGAAGGAGAAAGAGGCATTAGAGGCCAGCATCAAGGTGCTGTCGGTATCCCACGAGGCAGATGTGGGCCTCGCAGGTGTCCAGCTTCCAGGCCTCACCTTTCCTGACTCTGTGGATGACCGGTGCTCCACTCACAGCGAGGATAGCACTGGGACCGCCACTAGCTTGGATACTGCGGCCAGTCTCACCAGCACCAAGGGTGAGTTTGGGGTAGAAGATGACAGACCGGCCCGTGGACCACCACCTCCAAAGTCCGAAGAGGCCAGTTGGTCCGAGAGTGGCGTTAGCAGTAGCAGTGGGGATGGGCCATTTGCAGGTGGGGAGGTGGACAAAAGACTGCACCAGCTGAAGACTCAGTTGGCTACTTTGACCAGTTCTTTGGCTACAGTCACTCAGGAGAAGTCCCGCATGGAGGCTTCTTACTTGGCTGacaagaaaaagatgaaacagGACTTAGAGGATGCCAGTAACAAGGCGGAGGAGGAGAGGGCCCGCCTGGAGGGAGAATTGAAGGGGCTGCAGGAGCAAATAGCAGAAACCAAAGCCCGGCTTATCACGCAGCAGCATGATCGGGCCCAAGAGCAGAGTGACCATGCCTTGATGCTGCGTGAGCTCCAGAAGCTGCTGCAGGAGGAGAGGACCCAGCGCCAGGACTTGGAGCTTAGGTTAGAAGAGACCCGAGAAGCCTTGGCAGGACGAGCATATGCAGCTGAACAGATGGAAGGATTTGAACTGCAGACCAAGCAGCTGACCCGTGAGGTGGAGGAGCTGAAAAGTGAACTGCAGGCCATTCGAGATGAGAAGAATCAGCCAGATCCCCGGCTGCAAGAACTTCAGGAAGAGGCTGCCCGCCTTAAGAGCCATTTCCAGGCTCAGTTACAGCAGGAAATGAGAAAG ACAGCTCTTGCAGAGGATCAACTCCGTCAGCAATCTCAGGTAGAAGAACAGAGGGTGGCAGCCCTGGAGAATCAAATATCCGAGGTGTCTGAGCTGCTAGGCACCTACGAGAAAGCCAAGCAGAAGGACCAGCTGGCCATTCAGAAGCTGAAGGAGCGCATTCTGCAGCTGGACCTGGAGAACAAGACACTGGCTCTAGCAGCCTCCAGCAGGTCCCCTTTAGACAGCCATGGAGAGGAGTCCAGTCTGGATGTCAATGTCCTGAAAGATAAGATGGAGAAGCTGAAGAGGCTGCTGCAGGTTGCGGCCAGGAAAAGCCAGGTGACCCTGGATGTGGAGAAGCTCTGTGACCTGGAGATAATGCCCAGCTCGGAGGCTGCTGATGGGGAGAAGGCTACTGCACTCTATTACCAACAGGAGCTGAAACAGCTGAAGGAAGAGTTTGAGAGGTACAAGATGAGAGCCCAGGTTGTCCTCAAAAGCAAGAATACCAAAGATGGTAACCTGGGAAAGGAGCTGGAGGCAGCCCAGGAACAGCTTGCAGAGCTGAAGGAGAAGTATATTTCCCTGCGGCTCTCCTGCGAGGAGCTGGAGCACCAACACCAGCAGGAGGCTGATGACTGGAAGCAGGAGCTGGCCCGGCTGCAGCAGCTCCACCGGCAGGAGCTGGAGCGGTGCCAGCTGGACTTCAGGGACCGCACACTGAAACTGGAGGAGGAGCTGCACAAGCAGCGGGATCGTGCCCTAGCTGTGCTCACCGAGAAGGACTTGGAACTGGAGCAACTGCGTTCTGTGGCCTTGGCCTCTGGGCTGCCAGGACGCAGAAGTCCTGTGGGTGGTGGCGGTCCTGGGGACCCAGCTGACACATCATCCTCTGATAGCCTGACCCAAGCATTACAACTTGCAGCGGCCAATGAGCCCACTTTCTTTCTGTACGCTGAGCAACTGGCCCGCAAGGAGGTGGAGATCACATCACTGAGGAAGCAGAAGCACAGGCTGGAGGTCGAGGTGCATCAGCTGCAGGATCGGCTGCTGGAGGAGGGCGAACGGCATCGTGAGGAGGTTGCAGCCCTGCAGAGCCACATCGAAAAGAACATCAGGGACCAGAGCAGGGAGGGAGCCAATCTGGAGTACCTCAAAAACATCATCTACCGCTTCCTGACCTTACCTGACTCCCTGGGCCGCCAGCAGACTCTCACAGCCATACTGACTATCTTGCACTTCAGTCCAGAGGAGAAACAAGTGATAATGCGACTCCCAACCAGTGCCAGCTGGTGGCCTTCTGGCAAGAGATGA